One genomic region from Kamptonema formosum PCC 6407 encodes:
- a CDS encoding AAA family ATPase yields MSVTNYQIGEQIHESEQSLVYRGILLSENLPIIIKILKDNYPSISAFTRYKQEYEIIRSLNSDRVIKAYQSQRHQNSLAILLEDFGGKSLKSLISERQFTLKEFLTIAIEIAESLAAIHAANIIHKDINPSNIVYNQETKQLKIIDFGIATRLSEENQTVRNLNQLEGTLAYIAPEQTGRMNRGIDYRSDFYSLGVTLYELLTHQLPFPTTDPIELVHCHIAQQPAACQEIISTIPEAVSNIVMKLLAKTPEERYQTAWGLKADLETCLNQLQTTGQISVFPLGNRDISDKFRIPQKLYGREQEVTQLLTTFERVSQGSTEILMVSGYSGIGKSALINEIHKPIVRQRGYFISGKFDQLKRDIPYAAISQAFQDLIRQLLSEPATKLQTWKERIIEALGLNAQVIIDVIPELEKIIGKQPQVEQLGATESQNRFNLFFQRFISIFCKQEHPLAIFLDDLQWADLPSLNLFEQLTTEPNSQYLLTIGAYRNNEVNATHPLILTLEKIQKLGVNINNIILSPLTTSQVNQLIADSLSSSIKNCKNLAELVSSKTQGNPFFLTQLLQSLYKDNLFSFSQKQGGWQWNIAEIQGIQITENVVDLMIKKIQKLNKNTQEALKIAACIGSRFDLEVLSVVNTKSQADTTKDLWPAIQEGLILPLNENYRIPLLWNQEEISEDTLVISTNSIPQYPDSIPYKFLHDRVQQAAYALIPETEKKAVHLQVGRLLLENTKEDLLEENLFEIVNQFNESLELITEQSEKYELAKLNLRAGQKAKISTAYAPSLRYLEVGLGLLAQDSWESQYRLSLDIHLETLESLYLNAKFEQIEKISGIVQQKTKGILDRVRMYQGKIMFYYDTFQHKKAIETAVTALAELGIIIPQETVEIQNRINKEQESLTLLLKEIQVEDLFDLLPLKDEYKIAAISIIHHILPTTVTTNFLLLLLMLLTQMNICVKYGNPPLAAYTYSFYAGFILCGVTRDIDLGYKFGQLSIKLMSQANISQLEVVVTHLYYGFIWHWKEFLRSTSTQEKLLTAIQRGIDSGNNEYAGFLISTYCLIIFFEGNNLEDANENYVKYTKLTKQLNKDFSFTYLKIFHQVIITLTRIYNPECCLVIGSTQKEENEHLENWIQSNNGWLLFIANFSKTLLYYLFKDYGQAVCQSMEAQKYVQSCGSYLPAPQHNFYYSLALLGAYNNCEIEKQREFLKQLEENQHLMKLWVEHCPENFQNKYALVEAEKARILGQNWEAQQLYEQAIQGAKKSEFIHEEALAYERAAEFYLSLGREEIGQLYLRNAHYCYTQWGAKAKVTALETEYPQLRVRITNRTDTNRTSTTSTGSNGEVLDLTTVIKASQALAGEIVLEKLLAKLMQFAIENAGAQKGYLILVNNNKLTIEAAREVGKDEVTVLQSQSVETTDLLPQGIINYAMRTQEDLVLGDATNQGLFINEPYIVENQPKSVLCTPIINQGKLIGLLYLENNLTTDAFTADRLELLRILSSQAAISIENALLYQTLEQKVEERTAELAQANTEIVKLNERLKEDNLRMSAELDITRELQQMILPKEWELQQIPGLDIAGFMEPATEVGGDYYDVLNQDGRIKIGIGDVTGHGLESGVVMIMAQTAVRALLANNETDPVRFLSAVNQTIYGNVQRMNADKMLSLALLDYQDGTVRISGQHEEVILIRADGSLELIDTMNLGFPIGLESDVADFISELEIVLNPGDGIVLYTDGITEAENPEKELYGLERLCDVVRQNYNLSATEMQQNIIADVRRYIGTQEVFDDITLVVLKQK; encoded by the coding sequence ATGAGCGTAACAAATTATCAGATCGGTGAACAAATCCATGAAAGCGAGCAATCTTTAGTCTATAGAGGTATTCTTCTCTCTGAAAATTTACCAATTATTATTAAAATCCTTAAGGATAACTATCCTAGTATCTCTGCTTTCACTCGTTACAAGCAGGAATATGAAATTATCCGCTCTTTAAATAGCGATCGAGTTATCAAAGCCTATCAATCTCAACGCCATCAAAATAGCCTAGCAATACTTTTAGAAGACTTTGGAGGTAAATCCTTAAAATCTTTAATTTCTGAGCGCCAGTTTACTCTAAAAGAATTTCTCACCATTGCCATCGAGATAGCGGAAAGTTTAGCAGCTATTCATGCAGCAAATATTATTCACAAAGACATTAACCCTTCCAATATTGTCTATAACCAAGAAACCAAACAACTCAAAATCATTGACTTTGGAATTGCTACCCGTTTATCTGAAGAAAACCAGACGGTTCGCAACCTAAATCAACTAGAAGGTACTTTAGCTTATATAGCGCCAGAGCAAACTGGCAGAATGAATCGAGGCATAGATTATCGCAGCGATTTTTATTCCCTCGGTGTCACGCTCTACGAATTGCTAACCCACCAATTACCTTTTCCAACAACTGACCCCATTGAGTTAGTGCATTGCCATATTGCTCAACAACCCGCAGCCTGTCAAGAGATAATATCCACTATTCCTGAAGCAGTTTCTAACATTGTGATGAAATTGTTAGCTAAAACTCCAGAAGAAAGATATCAAACCGCCTGGGGACTCAAAGCAGATTTAGAAACCTGCCTAAATCAACTGCAAACTACAGGTCAAATTTCTGTCTTTCCTCTAGGCAATCGAGATATTTCCGATAAGTTTCGGATTCCTCAAAAACTCTATGGTCGGGAACAGGAAGTTACTCAACTGTTAACTACCTTTGAACGAGTTAGCCAAGGCAGCACCGAAATATTGATGGTTTCTGGTTATTCAGGGATTGGCAAGTCAGCCTTAATCAATGAAATTCATAAACCTATCGTCCGTCAGCGCGGATACTTTATCAGTGGAAAATTTGACCAGTTAAAGCGGGATATTCCTTATGCAGCAATTAGCCAAGCCTTCCAAGACTTAATCCGGCAACTTCTGAGCGAACCTGCTACCAAATTGCAAACTTGGAAAGAACGCATTATAGAAGCATTGGGACTTAACGCTCAAGTCATTATTGATGTCATTCCAGAACTAGAAAAAATTATTGGCAAACAACCCCAAGTCGAACAATTAGGCGCGACTGAATCTCAGAATAGATTTAATTTGTTTTTTCAAAGGTTTATCAGCATTTTTTGCAAACAAGAACATCCATTAGCGATTTTTCTGGACGATTTGCAATGGGCAGATTTACCCTCTCTGAATTTATTTGAACAATTAACAACTGAACCCAATAGTCAATACCTGTTGACGATCGGAGCCTACCGGAATAACGAAGTCAATGCCACTCATCCTTTAATTCTCACCTTAGAAAAAATCCAAAAATTAGGTGTTAATATTAATAATATTATCCTTTCTCCTTTAACAACATCACAGGTTAATCAATTAATTGCCGACTCCCTAAGTAGTTCAATAAAAAATTGCAAAAATTTAGCAGAATTGGTGAGTAGTAAAACTCAAGGAAACCCATTTTTCTTAACCCAGCTATTGCAATCTCTATACAAGGATAATTTATTTTCATTTAGTCAAAAACAAGGAGGCTGGCAATGGAATATTGCAGAAATCCAAGGTATTCAGATAACTGAAAATGTAGTTGATTTAATGATTAAAAAAATTCAAAAACTGAATAAAAATACGCAAGAAGCTTTAAAAATAGCTGCTTGTATTGGAAGTAGATTTGATTTGGAAGTTCTCTCTGTCGTCAATACTAAATCTCAAGCTGATACAACTAAAGACCTTTGGCCTGCTATCCAAGAAGGTTTGATTTTACCATTGAATGAAAATTATAGAATTCCTTTGCTCTGGAATCAAGAAGAAATATCTGAAGATACTTTAGTAATCTCTACTAATTCTATTCCTCAGTATCCAGATTCAATACCCTATAAATTTTTGCATGACCGAGTTCAACAAGCTGCCTATGCGCTGATTCCTGAAACAGAAAAAAAAGCAGTTCATTTGCAAGTGGGAAGATTATTACTAGAAAATACGAAAGAAGATTTGTTAGAAGAAAATCTTTTTGAAATTGTCAATCAATTCAATGAGAGCTTGGAATTAATTACTGAACAGTCAGAAAAATACGAGTTAGCTAAATTAAATCTTCGTGCAGGTCAAAAAGCCAAAATATCAACAGCCTATGCACCTTCCCTAAGATATTTAGAGGTTGGGTTAGGACTGCTTGCTCAAGATAGTTGGGAATCCCAATATAGATTAAGCCTAGATATTCATCTGGAAACATTAGAATCTCTTTACTTAAATGCTAAATTTGAGCAGATTGAAAAGATATCTGGAATTGTCCAGCAAAAAACCAAAGGAATTCTTGATAGAGTGCGGATGTATCAGGGAAAAATCATGTTTTATTATGATACATTTCAGCATAAAAAAGCGATAGAAACTGCTGTTACAGCTTTGGCAGAATTGGGAATAATCATACCTCAAGAAACAGTCGAAATCCAAAATAGAATTAACAAAGAGCAAGAGTCTTTAACATTACTTTTAAAAGAAATACAGGTTGAAGATTTATTTGATCTGCTGCCACTAAAGGATGAGTATAAAATTGCTGCTATATCGATCATTCACCACATTTTACCTACTACAGTTACTACGAATTTTTTATTGCTTTTATTGATGCTATTAACACAGATGAATATTTGCGTAAAATATGGAAATCCTCCATTAGCTGCATATACTTATAGTTTTTATGCTGGATTTATTTTGTGTGGAGTAACAAGGGATATTGATCTCGGATATAAGTTTGGTCAACTATCTATAAAGTTAATGAGCCAAGCTAATATTTCCCAATTAGAAGTTGTTGTTACACATTTATACTATGGTTTTATATGGCATTGGAAAGAGTTTTTGAGAAGTACATCGACACAAGAAAAGCTTCTTACTGCTATTCAAAGAGGTATAGATTCAGGAAATAACGAATATGCTGGTTTTTTAATTTCAACTTATTGTTTAATAATTTTCTTTGAAGGAAATAATTTGGAAGATGCTAATGAAAACTATGTAAAATATACTAAATTAACTAAGCAATTAAACAAAGATTTTAGTTTTACTTATTTGAAGATTTTTCATCAAGTCATCATTACTTTGACAAGGATATATAACCCAGAATGTTGCTTGGTCATTGGCTCTACCCAAAAAGAAGAAAATGAACATTTAGAAAATTGGATTCAAAGTAACAATGGATGGCTCTTATTTATTGCTAATTTTTCTAAAACACTTTTGTATTATTTATTTAAAGATTATGGTCAAGCTGTCTGCCAAAGTATGGAAGCTCAGAAATATGTCCAATCTTGTGGTTCGTATTTGCCTGCTCCACAACATAATTTTTATTACTCTCTAGCTTTACTAGGCGCGTATAACAATTGTGAAATAGAAAAGCAAAGAGAATTTCTAAAGCAGCTAGAAGAAAATCAGCATTTGATGAAACTCTGGGTCGAACACTGCCCAGAAAATTTTCAAAATAAATACGCTCTTGTCGAAGCCGAAAAAGCCCGCATTCTAGGTCAAAACTGGGAAGCACAACAACTTTACGAACAAGCTATCCAAGGTGCTAAAAAATCAGAATTCATCCACGAAGAAGCCCTAGCCTACGAACGCGCCGCAGAATTCTATCTATCACTAGGCAGAGAAGAAATCGGTCAATTGTATCTCAGAAATGCTCATTATTGCTACACCCAATGGGGAGCCAAAGCCAAAGTTACAGCCTTAGAAACAGAATATCCCCAGTTGCGAGTACGCATAACCAATAGAACAGATACTAACCGCACCAGTACCACCTCTACTGGTAGCAATGGAGAAGTCCTAGACTTAACAACCGTCATCAAAGCCTCCCAAGCTCTCGCCGGAGAAATTGTCCTAGAAAAATTACTAGCCAAACTAATGCAGTTTGCTATTGAAAATGCCGGCGCTCAAAAAGGATATCTGATTTTAGTCAATAACAATAAATTAACGATTGAAGCCGCTAGAGAAGTAGGCAAAGATGAAGTCACCGTCTTGCAATCCCAGTCAGTAGAAACCACTGACCTACTCCCCCAAGGAATTATTAACTATGCCATGAGAACCCAAGAAGATTTGGTACTGGGTGATGCAACTAACCAAGGACTTTTTATCAACGAACCTTATATTGTTGAAAATCAACCCAAGTCAGTTCTCTGCACTCCCATCATCAATCAAGGCAAACTAATCGGACTACTTTACCTAGAAAATAATCTTACCACCGATGCCTTTACTGCCGATCGCTTAGAACTGCTAAGAATTCTGTCATCCCAAGCAGCAATTTCCATTGAAAATGCTCTCCTCTACCAAACCTTAGAGCAAAAAGTTGAAGAACGAACTGCCGAATTAGCCCAGGCGAATACAGAGATTGTCAAACTAAATGAACGCCTCAAAGAAGACAATTTGCGAATGAGTGCCGAACTAGATATTACTCGCGAATTACAACAAATGATTCTGCCCAAAGAGTGGGAATTGCAACAAATTCCGGGTCTGGATATCGCCGGATTCATGGAACCAGCTACCGAAGTCGGCGGCGACTACTATGACGTGCTCAATCAAGATGGACGGATTAAAATCGGCATTGGCGATGTCACCGGTCACGGACTAGAAAGTGGTGTGGTAATGATTATGGCGCAAACTGCGGTACGAGCATTATTAGCGAATAATGAAACTGACCCAGTGCGCTTTTTAAGTGCCGTCAACCAGACAATTTACGGTAACGTCCAGCGGATGAATGCCGATAAAATGCTGTCTCTGGCTTTACTAGACTATCAGGATGGTACTGTACGCATCAGCGGACAACACGAAGAAGTAATTTTAATCCGTGCCGATGGTAGCCTAGAACTGATTGATACAATGAATTTAGGTTTTCCAATTGGCCTGGAATCAGATGTTGCTGATTTTATCAGTGAATTAGAAATAGTCTTAAATCCTGGGGATGGAATTGTCCTCTATACAGATGGCATCACTGAGGCGGAAAATCCTGAGAAGGAACTATACGGACTAGAAAGATTGTGTGACGTAGTTCGTCAGAATTACAACTTATCGGCAACGGAAATGCAGCAAAATATTATTGCCGATGTTCGCCGTTATATTGGCACTCAAGAAGTTTTTGATGACATTACTTTGGTCGTCTTGAAACAGAAATAG
- a CDS encoding Ldh family oxidoreductase codes for MLAISSDKLSLWVRQVLMATGMPESEAEIVASGLVQTSLWGIDSHGVARVPHYLNRLTGGTLNPRPQLQFTETGAATGQLDGNHGLGIFVCHFAMEKAISLARNAGVGIVGISNSSHCGAIGLYTRQACLAGMMGIAFTHTDALVVPHLGKRAFFGTNPISIAIPSRIVDRPLCVDMATSIVPWNRIVNARRDGSSIPLGLAVNEEGEDTDELREMVALKPIAEHKGYALGFMIDMLCGPLNGMAFGPHVTNMYKDLNRNRCLGSLMIAIDPQRFAGGALLSQVVTQAIQEVKAQGEAILFPGEPEYESETNRREVGIPIEAAVALEFRDWSEKLSVIPPEYVNC; via the coding sequence ATGTTAGCAATCTCTTCAGATAAATTATCTCTTTGGGTTAGGCAGGTTTTAATGGCAACGGGGATGCCTGAAAGTGAGGCAGAAATTGTAGCATCTGGTCTAGTACAAACAAGTCTCTGGGGAATAGATTCTCACGGTGTTGCGCGAGTTCCCCATTATCTAAATCGTCTCACTGGTGGCACTCTTAACCCTCGTCCTCAACTACAATTTACTGAGACTGGGGCGGCGACTGGTCAATTAGACGGCAATCATGGTTTAGGGATATTTGTGTGTCATTTTGCTATGGAAAAAGCGATTTCTCTGGCTAGAAATGCAGGGGTAGGAATTGTGGGGATTAGTAATTCTTCCCACTGCGGTGCGATTGGACTTTATACTCGCCAAGCTTGTTTAGCAGGGATGATGGGGATTGCTTTTACTCATACGGATGCTTTGGTGGTTCCCCATTTAGGAAAGCGGGCTTTTTTTGGCACTAATCCGATTTCAATTGCGATTCCTTCAAGGATTGTAGATCGACCGTTATGTGTGGATATGGCTACGAGTATAGTACCTTGGAATCGAATTGTAAATGCCCGTCGGGATGGTAGCTCTATTCCTTTAGGATTAGCGGTGAATGAAGAGGGAGAAGATACTGATGAATTGAGGGAAATGGTGGCGCTTAAACCTATAGCTGAGCATAAGGGATATGCCTTGGGATTTATGATTGATATGCTGTGCGGCCCTTTGAATGGGATGGCTTTTGGGCCTCATGTTACTAATATGTATAAAGATTTAAATAGAAACCGCTGTTTGGGTTCTTTGATGATAGCAATTGACCCTCAAAGGTTTGCTGGAGGTGCGTTACTTTCGCAGGTTGTGACTCAGGCGATTCAGGAGGTAAAAGCTCAGGGTGAGGCGATTCTTTTTCCTGGTGAACCTGAGTATGAATCGGAAACAAATCGCCGGGAAGTCGGTATTCCGATTGAAGCGGCAGTAGCTTTAGAGTTTCGGGATTGGTCGGAAAAGTTGAGTGTTATTCCTCCTGAATATGTTAATTGTTAG
- a CDS encoding calcium-binding protein yields the protein MANIFGTDENDEIVGNPASDRIRGLDGDDTIYGVGGDDTLEGSQGLDQLFGGDGADSILGEEGNDTLVGNSGRDLIFGGVGDDCIHGGLGNDTILGQDNNDTLFGDAGDDFVNGNLGFDIVTGGTGNDTIRGGEDDDSVFGNADDDYLYGDTGNDSLSGDRGSDQLLGGDGQDFLTGGDGEDTLFGEADNDVLNGDFGNDQIYAGKGNDTASGGAASDTILGGEGDDSLFGNDDNDFIFGGKANDALDGGFGDDSIAGGLGDDTIIGGFGNDNLLGAENNDILIGGEGTDTLTGGSGSDLFVLGSGAGSLSIITDYDDAADFVGLPSNLSFNDLQVQQGNGLNRRDTIVSIGGKILAIFVDNPSALITVDDFIDVDETLVSVPTRTPSPTPTPTPTPTPTPTPTPTPTPTPTPTPTPTPTPTPTPTPTPTPTPTPTPTPTATPAPTPTPTATPTATPTPTPTPTTTTSRLTTPPEINPPATLPLSGINVSPASEHSLLPVIPGQVPSILPVQPNLTPLISNPTVPTLWP from the coding sequence ATGGCAAATATATTCGGTACTGACGAAAACGACGAAATTGTAGGAAATCCAGCTAGCGACCGAATTCGCGGCTTAGATGGCGATGATACTATCTATGGAGTAGGCGGAGACGATACTTTAGAAGGAAGCCAAGGTCTAGACCAGCTTTTCGGCGGAGATGGAGCTGATTCAATTCTAGGCGAAGAAGGCAATGATACTTTAGTCGGCAACAGCGGTCGCGATTTAATTTTCGGCGGAGTCGGTGATGACTGCATTCACGGCGGTCTTGGAAACGATACCATCCTCGGCCAAGATAACAACGATACCTTGTTTGGAGACGCTGGAGATGATTTTGTCAACGGCAACCTGGGCTTTGATATCGTCACGGGCGGTACTGGCAACGACACCATCCGAGGTGGAGAAGATGACGATAGCGTGTTTGGGAATGCTGACGATGACTACTTGTATGGAGATACTGGTAATGATTCTCTCAGTGGCGATCGCGGTAGCGACCAACTTTTAGGTGGCGATGGTCAAGACTTCCTCACTGGAGGCGACGGTGAGGACACCCTGTTTGGCGAAGCTGACAACGATGTACTCAATGGAGATTTTGGCAATGACCAAATCTACGCCGGTAAAGGTAACGATACAGCATCCGGCGGCGCTGCCTCGGACACCATTCTAGGAGGTGAAGGTGACGACTCCTTATTTGGAAATGACGATAACGATTTTATCTTCGGTGGCAAGGCTAATGATGCTCTTGATGGCGGCTTTGGCGACGATTCCATCGCCGGAGGACTCGGCGATGATACTATCATTGGCGGCTTTGGGAATGACAATTTATTGGGAGCAGAAAATAATGACATCCTAATTGGAGGCGAGGGCACGGATACCCTGACTGGCGGTAGTGGTAGCGATTTATTTGTATTAGGCTCTGGTGCTGGTAGTTTGTCTATAATTACTGACTACGACGATGCCGCAGATTTTGTTGGGTTGCCCAGCAATTTATCCTTTAACGATCTCCAAGTTCAGCAAGGCAATGGTTTAAATCGCAGAGATACTATTGTTTCCATCGGCGGCAAGATTTTAGCAATCTTTGTAGATAATCCTTCAGCGCTGATCACTGTAGATGATTTTATAGATGTTGACGAAACGTTGGTATCAGTACCGACTAGGACACCATCGCCAACGCCAACGCCAACGCCAACTCCAACTCCAACTCCAACTCCAACTCCAACACCAACGCCAACACCCACACCAACTCCCACACCAACTCCCACACCAACTCCCACACCAACCCCAACACCCACACCAACTCCCACACCAACTCCCACACCAACAGCTACCCCTGCGCCCACACCAACACCAACAGCTACACCAACAGCTACACCAACTCCCACACCAACTCCCACGACCACAACTTCGAGGCTTACTACCCCACCTGAAATTAATCCGCCAGCGACATTGCCGCTCTCAGGTATAAACGTCAGCCCCGCGTCTGAGCATAGCCTGTTGCCAGTGATTCCTGGTCAAGTACCAAGTATCCTGCCAGTGCAACCCAACCTGACACCATTGATATCCAACCCAACAGTACCGACTTTGTGGCCGTAG
- a CDS encoding IS200/IS605 family element transposase accessory protein TnpB, producing the protein MTLTYCKAIPTPIDELNAIGKTQLEMFLGAYAPIFHKAVCETVNFMLLGEGFNKSQWNTHLQKTYGISKRHANGVISSAKGAVDSAALCRISHIKTLEGKAQSCESWLKKAEKKLRLARKFYAKKNWQNSKTGCGFPLSSSLKHRQTNWQNLRFQIHNKKRKLTKYLQILTTLKSIPIKVRVPKNQAFVVGSKDESYGNQVCQWDGDNLRFRVPVCLESKFGKNVDSKIGNFPRNINRLPATGAKTWHFYYKEDKWCVAVSFTPSEIKQVSHSVNYGCIGIDLNPGSIGWVHIDAEGNLKSHGQIPLQTGLPNGKQQDKLVKACLELSALAIKFQCPIVSEELDFATKKEQLRERGNKYARMLSSWAYSEFFKLLNSILSNRGVELSTVNPAYSSVIGLVKYLRMYGLASDESAALVIARRGMRLSEKIPGSLTAFVEVKSTKHVWSLWNQLNKKIKQSGIITNRHSYYSNSNWDFLGNLNIEEA; encoded by the coding sequence ATGACACTTACATACTGCAAAGCAATCCCGACACCTATAGATGAGTTGAATGCCATAGGCAAAACTCAGCTAGAAATGTTTTTGGGCGCTTACGCACCAATATTCCACAAAGCAGTATGTGAAACCGTCAACTTTATGTTGTTGGGAGAAGGATTTAATAAGTCGCAATGGAACACACACCTACAAAAAACTTACGGGATTAGTAAACGTCATGCCAATGGTGTAATCTCATCGGCTAAGGGTGCTGTTGATAGTGCCGCATTGTGCCGCATTTCACATATAAAAACCTTGGAAGGCAAAGCTCAATCTTGCGAGAGTTGGCTGAAAAAAGCCGAGAAAAAACTCAGATTAGCTCGGAAATTTTACGCTAAAAAGAACTGGCAGAACAGTAAGACTGGCTGTGGATTCCCCTTATCTAGCTCCTTAAAGCATCGTCAAACTAATTGGCAAAATCTACGCTTTCAGATACACAACAAAAAACGCAAGCTGACCAAGTATCTACAAATATTAACCACTCTAAAGTCAATCCCTATCAAGGTTCGCGTCCCCAAGAATCAAGCCTTCGTCGTTGGCTCCAAAGATGAGTCTTATGGTAATCAGGTGTGTCAATGGGATGGTGACAACTTAAGGTTTAGAGTGCCAGTTTGTTTAGAATCTAAGTTTGGTAAAAATGTAGATTCTAAGATTGGAAACTTCCCTCGCAACATCAACCGATTACCAGCTACGGGTGCTAAAACTTGGCACTTCTACTACAAAGAGGATAAATGGTGTGTCGCTGTTAGCTTTACCCCATCAGAGATTAAGCAAGTATCACATTCCGTAAATTATGGATGTATTGGGATAGATCTGAATCCCGGCTCAATTGGTTGGGTTCATATTGATGCTGAAGGCAACTTGAAATCGCACGGTCAGATCCCATTGCAAACTGGTTTGCCAAACGGTAAACAACAGGATAAACTTGTTAAGGCTTGCCTAGAATTGTCGGCACTGGCTATCAAGTTTCAATGTCCAATAGTCTCTGAGGAATTAGACTTTGCAACCAAAAAAGAGCAACTTAGAGAGCGTGGCAATAAATACGCTCGGATGCTTTCAAGTTGGGCTTATTCTGAGTTTTTTAAGTTGTTAAATTCAATTCTTTCTAATAGGGGTGTTGAGCTTTCAACAGTCAATCCTGCTTATTCCAGCGTGATTGGCTTAGTCAAATATTTAAGAATGTATGGATTGGCTAGTGATGAATCGGCAGCGTTAGTGATTGCCCGTAGGGGAATGAGGTTATCGGAAAAAATACCAGGCTCTTTAACCGCCTTTGTTGAGGTGAAATCAACTAAGCACGTTTGGAGCCTGTGGAATCAACTGAATAAAAAAATCAAGCAATCTGGAATAATAACTAATAGACATAGTTACTATTCTAACTCTAACTGGGATTTCCTGGGCAACCTCAATATTGAGGAAGCGTAA
- a CDS encoding IS607 family transposase yields MDRLISIGELAELKAVSVDTIRRWENEGKIKSVRTNGGHRRYRLADFVEQKLGKTLAYARVSSQDQKHDLDRQDAVLSSYCQSNGWNYEVIRDLGSGMNYRKKGLNKLLAAILDGDVARLVITHKDRLLRFGSELIFAVCEYHDIEVIILNKKEDATFEEDLASDVLEIITVFSARLYGSHSSKNKKLLEKLAEATQP; encoded by the coding sequence CGTCAGTGTAGACACCATCAGGCGTTGGGAGAACGAGGGAAAAATTAAATCAGTCAGAACCAATGGCGGACACAGGCGGTACAGGTTGGCTGACTTTGTAGAGCAAAAACTTGGTAAAACCCTTGCTTACGCCCGTGTTTCATCCCAAGATCAGAAACACGACCTTGATAGGCAAGACGCGGTGTTGTCTAGCTACTGTCAATCTAATGGCTGGAATTACGAGGTCATTAGAGACTTAGGTAGTGGCATGAATTATCGCAAAAAAGGTTTAAATAAACTACTCGCAGCTATTTTAGATGGTGATGTAGCGCGTCTTGTAATCACCCATAAAGATAGATTGCTTCGGTTCGGATCTGAACTTATTTTTGCTGTATGTGAGTACCACGATATTGAAGTAATCATACTAAACAAAAAAGAGGATGCAACCTTTGAAGAGGATTTAGCATCGGATGTTCTGGAAATTATCACAGTCTTTTCTGCTAGACTCTACGGCTCTCACTCAAGCAAGAATAAAAAACTTTTAGAAAAACTTGCAGAAGCTACGCAGCCGTGA